In Candidatus Sodalis pierantonius str. SOPE, one DNA window encodes the following:
- the tolR gene encoding colicin uptake protein TolR encodes MARRRSRRKIKSEINIVPLLDVLLVLVLIFMATAPIITQSVEVDLPDATDSKTVGNDDNPPVIAEVVGIGQYSLVVDHQRQEQLPSEQVVSEARARITANPKTVFLIGGAKDVPYDEIIKALNLLHQAGVKSVGLMTQPI; translated from the coding sequence ATGGCCAGAAGACGCTCGCGTAGAAAAATCAAGTCCGAGATTAACATCGTCCCCTTGCTCGATGTGCTGCTGGTGTTGGTGTTAATTTTTATGGCGACGGCGCCGATTATAACCCAGAGCGTTGAGGTGGATTTGCCCGATGCGACCGACTCCAAAACCGTCGGCAACGATGATAATCCGCCGGTGATCGCCGAGGTGGTGGGTATCGGCCAATACAGTCTGGTGGTCGATCACCAGCGCCAGGAGCAACTGCCCTCCGAACAGGTAGTTTCCGAGGCGCGCGCCCGTATCACCGCCAATCCCAAGACGGTGTTTCTGATAGGCGGCGCCAAGGACGTGCCTTATGATGAGATCATCAAGGCGCTGAACTTACTGCATCAGGCCGGCGTGAAGTCGGTCGGTCTGATGACGCAACCTATCTGA
- the cpoB gene encoding cell division protein CpoB: MSNNFRPYLLSLSLLVGVAVPWAATAQAPISNVGSGSVDDRVTQLERISNAHSQLLTQLQQQLADNQRDIDSLRGQIQENQYQLSQVVERQKQIYQQMDSLSSQAPAASQDGQPQASTSTDGGSQGATPAASTATAGSGDANTDYNEAVALVLEKKQYDQAISAFRNFVKRYPYSTYQPNANYWLGQLNYNQGKKDDALYYFALVAKTYPKSPKAPDALLKVGVIMQEKGQKDKARAVYQQVGKLYPSAEAAKQAQKRLAGL; encoded by the coding sequence ATGAGCAATAACTTCAGACCTTATCTGTTGAGTCTGTCGTTATTGGTTGGCGTAGCGGTCCCCTGGGCCGCTACCGCTCAAGCGCCAATCAGTAATGTCGGCTCCGGCTCGGTAGATGACCGGGTCACTCAACTTGAGCGTATTTCCAATGCGCACAGTCAACTGCTAACCCAACTTCAGCAGCAGCTCGCCGATAATCAGCGCGACATCGACTCGCTGCGCGGCCAGATTCAGGAAAACCAATACCAGCTGTCGCAGGTCGTCGAGCGGCAAAAACAGATCTACCAGCAGATGGACAGCCTCTCTAGCCAAGCGCCGGCCGCTTCCCAAGACGGTCAGCCCCAGGCGTCCACGTCCACCGACGGCGGCAGCCAAGGCGCGACGCCGGCAGCCAGCACGGCCACCGCCGGCAGCGGCGACGCCAACACCGACTACAATGAGGCGGTGGCGCTGGTGCTGGAGAAAAAACAGTACGACCAGGCCATAAGCGCGTTCCGCAACTTTGTTAAACGTTACCCTTATTCCACCTATCAACCCAACGCCAATTACTGGCTTGGGCAGCTCAATTATAATCAGGGTAAAAAAGACGACGCGCTCTATTATTTCGCCCTGGTGGCTAAGACCTACCCCAAATCCCCCAAAGCACCCGACGCATTGTTGAAGGTGGGCGTCATCATGCAGGAGAAAGGCCAGAAAGATAAAGCCCGGGCGGTTTATCAGCAGGTCGGAAAACTGTATCCCAGTGCCGAGGCGGCCAAACAGGCGCAAAAACGGCTGGCGGGTCTGTAA
- the nadA gene encoding quinolinate synthase NadA, which yields MSELIDDFATLYPFPPKPAALNEEEKAGLRERIARLLKARNAVIVAHYYTDPEIQALAEATGGCVADSLEMARFGSSHPATTLLVAGVRFMGETAKILSPEKTVLMPTLHAECSLDLGCPEAAFSAFCDAHPDRTVVVYANTSAAVKARADWVVTSSIAVELIDHLDSLGEKIIWAPDRHLGRYVQKQTGADMLCWQSACIVHDEFKTQALRRMKRLYPDAAVLVHPESPQAVVDLADAVGSTSQLIQAAKTLPQQQMIVATDRGIFFKMQQACPEKTLLAAPTAGEGATCRSCAHCPWMAMNGLKAIAAGLERGGVEHEIRVEEAVRQRALVPLNRMLAFAADLKRP from the coding sequence ATGAGTGAACTAATCGACGACTTTGCCACCCTTTATCCTTTCCCGCCCAAACCGGCGGCGTTGAACGAGGAGGAAAAGGCCGGCTTGCGGGAGCGCATTGCACGTCTGCTAAAGGCGCGCAACGCGGTTATCGTGGCCCACTACTATACCGATCCGGAAATTCAGGCGCTGGCGGAAGCAACCGGCGGCTGCGTGGCGGATTCGCTGGAGATGGCGCGTTTTGGCAGCAGCCACCCGGCCACCACGCTACTGGTGGCCGGCGTGCGCTTCATGGGTGAAACCGCCAAGATCTTAAGCCCGGAAAAAACCGTGCTGATGCCGACGCTGCACGCGGAATGCTCGCTCGATCTCGGCTGCCCGGAGGCGGCGTTCAGCGCGTTTTGCGACGCTCACCCGGATCGAACGGTGGTGGTGTACGCCAACACCTCCGCTGCGGTCAAAGCGCGCGCCGACTGGGTAGTGACGTCCAGTATCGCGGTTGAGCTTATCGATCATCTCGACAGCCTGGGAGAGAAGATTATCTGGGCGCCGGACCGCCATCTTGGCCGCTATGTGCAAAAACAGACCGGCGCGGATATGCTGTGCTGGCAAAGCGCCTGTATTGTGCATGATGAGTTTAAGACCCAGGCGCTACGCCGTATGAAAAGACTTTATCCCGACGCGGCCGTGCTGGTCCATCCCGAATCACCGCAGGCGGTGGTCGATTTGGCCGATGCGGTCGGTTCCACCAGCCAGCTGATTCAGGCGGCCAAGACATTGCCGCAGCAGCAGATGATTGTGGCCACCGATCGCGGCATTTTTTTCAAAATGCAGCAGGCGTGCCCGGAGAAGACCTTATTGGCGGCCCCGACCGCCGGGGAGGGTGCCACCTGCCGTAGCTGCGCGCATTGCCCGTGGATGGCGATGAACGGGCTCAAGGCTATCGCGGCGGGGCTTGAACGGGGCGGCGTGGAGCATGAGATACGGGTCGAGGAAGCCGTACGTCAGCGGGCGCTGGTACCGTTGAATAGGATGCTGGCTTTCGCGGCCGACCTTAAGCGCCCCTAA
- the tolA gene encoding cell envelope integrity protein TolA, producing the protein MLKATEQNDKLKRAIILSIALHCVLIAVLIWSSIHQPQESSAGGGGSSIDAVMVDPGAVVQQYNRQQQQTDAQWAQQQRDKQAQQQAEELQQKQAAEQQRLKALEKQRLAAQEAAAAKQQAEAQAKQAAAEAKKQAEAKKAAAADAKADQAAKDKAAAAQAAKQSSDVDALLGGLTEAKNAPKAGGAPAGAGKAKLSGASGAEVDAYKAQIQAAIQNKLYDYNNYSGKTCDIRFKLAPDGFLISVNALGGDPALCQAAISAAKLANIPRPPSKQVYEAAKEGVITFKPD; encoded by the coding sequence GTGTTGAAGGCTACCGAACAGAACGACAAGCTCAAACGTGCCATTATTCTGTCGATTGCGCTGCATTGCGTCCTGATCGCCGTATTGATCTGGAGCTCGATCCATCAGCCGCAAGAATCCAGCGCGGGCGGCGGCGGGTCGTCTATTGACGCCGTGATGGTCGATCCCGGCGCCGTGGTGCAGCAATATAACCGTCAGCAGCAGCAAACCGATGCGCAGTGGGCACAGCAGCAGCGCGACAAGCAGGCTCAGCAGCAGGCAGAAGAGCTTCAGCAAAAGCAGGCGGCGGAGCAGCAGCGCTTAAAAGCGCTGGAAAAACAGCGTCTGGCCGCGCAGGAAGCGGCCGCGGCGAAACAGCAGGCGGAGGCGCAAGCCAAGCAGGCCGCGGCTGAAGCCAAGAAGCAGGCGGAGGCGAAAAAGGCCGCCGCTGCCGACGCCAAAGCCGATCAGGCGGCGAAAGATAAAGCCGCCGCCGCACAGGCCGCCAAGCAGTCCAGCGATGTGGATGCATTGCTGGGCGGCCTGACCGAAGCCAAAAACGCGCCCAAAGCCGGTGGCGCGCCGGCGGGGGCCGGTAAGGCTAAACTAAGTGGCGCTAGCGGGGCGGAAGTGGATGCCTATAAAGCTCAAATACAGGCGGCTATCCAGAATAAACTGTATGACTATAACAACTATAGCGGCAAAACCTGCGATATCCGCTTTAAACTGGCGCCGGACGGCTTTTTGATCTCGGTGAATGCCCTCGGCGGCGACCCGGCGCTATGCCAAGCGGCGATCTCCGCGGCGAAATTAGCCAATATTCCCCGGCCGCCCAGCAAACAGGTCTATGAAGCGGCTAAAGAAGGGGTGATTACGTTTAAGCCTGACTAA
- the pal gene encoding peptidoglycan-associated lipoprotein Pal: MQLNKVLKGLMLAVPVLAIAACSSHKSANNGDESAMGAGAGTGMDMNGNNASSDEQARLQMQELQRNNIVYFDLDKYDIRSEFAQMLDAHANFLRSNPSYKVTVEGHADERGTPEYNIALGERRANAVKMYLQGKGVSADQIAIVSYGKEKPAVLGHDEAAYAKNRRAVLVY; the protein is encoded by the coding sequence ATGCAACTGAACAAAGTGCTGAAAGGGCTGATGTTGGCGGTGCCAGTCTTGGCGATTGCCGCATGTAGTTCTCACAAAAGCGCCAACAATGGCGACGAATCTGCCATGGGCGCCGGTGCTGGCACTGGCATGGACATGAACGGCAACAACGCGTCGTCCGACGAGCAGGCTCGTCTGCAGATGCAAGAGCTTCAGCGCAACAATATCGTTTACTTCGATTTGGATAAATACGATATCCGCTCTGAATTCGCTCAGATGCTTGACGCTCACGCCAATTTCTTGCGCAGCAACCCGTCCTACAAAGTGACCGTTGAAGGCCACGCGGATGAACGCGGTACGCCGGAATACAATATCGCCCTGGGCGAACGCCGCGCCAATGCCGTGAAGATGTATCTTCAGGGTAAAGGCGTTTCCGCCGATCAGATCGCTATCGTATCTTACGGTAAAGAGAAACCGGCCGTACTGGGTCACGACGAAGCGGCTTACGCCAAAAACCGTCGGGCCGTCCTGGTTTACTAA
- the tolB gene encoding Tol-Pal system beta propeller repeat protein TolB, giving the protein MKQAFRVALGLLVLWASVLHAEVRILITQGVDSARPIGVVPFKWAGPGAAPEDIGGIVAADLRNSGKFNPLDTSRLSQQPATAAEVTPAAWTALGIDAVVVGQVQPSADGSYMVSYQLVDTSGNPGAILAQNQFKAPRKWLRWSAHTVSDETFEKLTGIKGAFRTRIAYVVQTNGGQFPYELRVADYDGYNQTPVHRSPQPLMSPAWSPDGSKLAYVTFESGRSALVIQTLDSGAVRQVASFSQHNGAPAFSPDGSKLAFALSKTGSLNLYVMDLGSGQIRQVTDGRSNNTEPTWFPDSQTLAYTSDQGGRPQVYKININGGTPQRLSWEGSQNQDADVSSDGKFLVMVSSNNGAQHIAKLDLATGAVQVLTDTFLDETPSVAPNGTMVIYSASQGLGSVLQLVSTDGRFKARLPATDGQVKFPAWSPYL; this is encoded by the coding sequence ATGAAGCAGGCATTTCGAGTAGCGTTAGGTTTGTTGGTTTTATGGGCTTCCGTGTTGCATGCGGAAGTGCGTATTTTGATCACCCAAGGGGTGGATTCCGCCCGGCCCATCGGCGTGGTGCCGTTTAAGTGGGCGGGGCCCGGCGCGGCGCCCGAAGATATCGGTGGCATTGTCGCCGCCGACCTGCGCAACAGCGGTAAATTCAACCCGCTAGACACCTCCCGCCTGTCGCAGCAGCCTGCCACCGCGGCGGAAGTTACCCCGGCCGCCTGGACGGCGTTGGGTATCGACGCCGTGGTGGTGGGGCAGGTGCAGCCGAGCGCGGACGGCAGCTATATGGTGTCTTATCAATTGGTGGATACCTCGGGTAATCCCGGCGCGATTTTAGCGCAAAACCAATTTAAAGCGCCGCGCAAATGGCTGCGTTGGTCAGCGCACACCGTTAGCGATGAAACTTTTGAAAAGTTGACCGGTATCAAGGGCGCGTTCCGCACGCGCATCGCCTACGTGGTGCAAACCAACGGCGGCCAGTTCCCCTACGAATTGCGGGTAGCGGATTACGACGGTTATAACCAGACGCCGGTGCACCGTTCGCCGCAGCCGCTGATGTCGCCGGCCTGGTCCCCAGACGGCAGCAAGCTGGCCTATGTCACCTTTGAAAGCGGGCGCTCGGCGTTGGTTATCCAGACACTGGATAGCGGCGCTGTTCGTCAGGTGGCGAGTTTTTCGCAGCATAACGGCGCGCCGGCTTTCTCGCCGGACGGCAGCAAGCTGGCTTTTGCGCTGTCGAAGACCGGCAGCCTGAATTTGTATGTGATGGATTTAGGATCGGGTCAGATTCGTCAGGTGACCGACGGTCGCAGTAATAATACGGAGCCGACCTGGTTCCCGGACAGCCAGACGCTGGCGTATACCTCCGACCAGGGCGGCCGTCCGCAGGTGTATAAAATCAATATTAATGGCGGTACGCCGCAGCGCCTGTCCTGGGAAGGCTCCCAGAATCAGGATGCCGATGTGAGCTCGGACGGCAAGTTCCTGGTTATGGTCAGCAGCAACAATGGCGCGCAGCATATCGCTAAACTGGATCTGGCAACGGGAGCCGTACAAGTATTGACGGACACGTTTCTGGATGAGACGCCTAGCGTCGCTCCCAATGGCACAATGGTTATCTACAGCGCTTCGCAAGGGCTGGGTTCCGTGTTACAGCTGGTCTCGACTGATGGGCGTTTCAAAGCGCGTCTTCCGGCAACCGATGGACAGGTCAAATTTCCTGCCTGGTCGCCGTATCTGTGA